A genomic segment from Luteolibacter ambystomatis encodes:
- a CDS encoding beta strand repeat-containing protein, producing MKPCSPRFLSTRIMLAASVLSWPLAATHVSAANVWDGGGDGNWGTGANWDDDNVPSFPVGITFGGTGGLASTNNLTGITVNGITFASGAGAFVIGGNSFSLGGNIVNNSASLQTINNAIALTANRTVNTATGDITLGGAITGSFGLIKTGAGKLTLSGTGGTSQLAVGDGAAGGTAELSGGAWTQAGTITNMGLVVGNGAGSSGALTISGGTHTFGGDNYSNAVRIGTTTAAGQTANGSLTITGGLVKVGTTGTLDAAVNLGTQISGGGTSTGTLNISGGEMQIAGRLLMGANNAANTATVTLSGTGVLNMTRTGSTSDRGQIRMGAGASTVNFNGGTYIASGLYSSDSSTTSNVYFNGSEIRANASGGSFGNGGTANFRIETGGLVFNTNGFDTTIGTALKNSLTTTGAFTKNGNGQLSLTAANTYTGTTTVNGGTLRFANSGSLGANAAVVMQAGTTLRFDRNDTFGDATSVPTVTVTANNGATITNGNFFNNLSSVTLNGSSLVSNGGANANYQAFKLSGTVTATGSSGISVSGSPGNANTQIHLGGNAANSQTTFSVTGVADSLSVSAVLRNGVTGGSGAVVTAGLIKTGAGTMTLSGVNTYGGATSINQGKLALGGSGSIAASTTINIASGAFLDVSGTSSTWSLGSGQTLTGNGTVTGNATISGTVAAGNSIGALAFSNTLTLLGTVNAELDASLVTADLVTAGNIAFGGTLNAANLGGTLDQGQTYNLFDFTSASGAFDTVNLPTLTNGLSWDTSSLYTQGTISIVPEPTAAFALPMGLTLLLGVRRRHCIL from the coding sequence ATGAAACCCTGCTCTCCCCGTTTTCTTTCCACGCGCATCATGCTGGCTGCCAGCGTGCTTTCCTGGCCGCTGGCTGCCACTCATGTCTCGGCCGCCAATGTATGGGATGGGGGCGGAGATGGCAACTGGGGTACCGGAGCAAACTGGGATGATGACAATGTCCCATCTTTCCCGGTGGGGATCACCTTTGGAGGAACCGGCGGGCTCGCCTCCACAAACAACCTGACCGGCATCACCGTCAACGGCATCACCTTTGCATCCGGTGCGGGTGCATTTGTGATCGGTGGCAACTCCTTTTCCCTTGGTGGCAACATCGTCAACAACTCGGCCAGCCTCCAGACAATCAACAATGCGATCGCTCTCACCGCGAACCGCACGGTCAACACCGCGACTGGTGACATCACGCTCGGCGGGGCCATCACCGGTTCCTTCGGACTCATCAAAACCGGGGCGGGGAAGCTGACGCTCTCCGGCACGGGGGGAACCTCGCAACTGGCGGTTGGCGATGGTGCGGCAGGCGGCACCGCGGAGTTGAGCGGTGGCGCATGGACCCAGGCAGGGACCATCACCAACATGGGATTGGTGGTGGGTAACGGAGCCGGAAGCTCCGGCGCGCTCACGATCTCCGGCGGCACGCATACCTTCGGAGGAGACAACTACAGCAATGCCGTCCGCATTGGTACGACCACCGCTGCGGGACAGACTGCCAATGGCAGTCTCACCATCACGGGTGGGTTGGTGAAGGTCGGGACGACCGGTACGCTTGATGCGGCGGTCAACCTCGGCACCCAGATTTCGGGTGGCGGCACCTCCACGGGCACGCTGAATATCTCCGGTGGTGAGATGCAGATCGCCGGCCGCCTCTTGATGGGCGCGAACAATGCGGCGAACACCGCGACTGTCACGCTGTCCGGCACGGGGGTTCTCAACATGACCCGCACCGGTTCCACCTCCGATCGCGGCCAGATCCGCATGGGGGCGGGCGCGAGCACGGTCAACTTCAACGGCGGCACCTACATCGCGTCCGGTCTTTATTCGTCGGATTCGTCCACCACCTCGAACGTCTATTTCAACGGCAGCGAAATCCGTGCGAATGCCAGCGGAGGGAGCTTTGGAAATGGCGGTACGGCCAACTTCCGGATCGAGACAGGAGGCCTGGTTTTCAATACGAACGGCTTCGATACGACGATCGGTACGGCGTTGAAGAACAGCCTCACCACCACCGGGGCGTTCACGAAGAACGGCAACGGCCAACTTTCGCTCACCGCGGCGAACACCTACACCGGCACCACCACCGTCAATGGTGGCACGTTGCGTTTCGCGAATTCCGGCTCACTCGGAGCGAATGCCGCGGTGGTGATGCAAGCTGGAACGACCCTGCGCTTCGATCGCAACGACACCTTTGGCGACGCGACTTCCGTTCCGACCGTGACTGTCACCGCGAACAACGGGGCGACGATCACGAACGGAAACTTTTTCAACAATCTCTCCTCTGTCACCCTCAACGGCTCGTCGCTGGTATCCAACGGTGGAGCGAATGCGAATTACCAGGCATTCAAGCTTTCCGGAACGGTCACCGCCACCGGTTCATCCGGCATCAGTGTTTCGGGATCGCCGGGCAATGCGAACACGCAGATTCATCTGGGAGGAAACGCTGCGAATTCGCAGACCACCTTCAGTGTCACCGGCGTTGCTGACTCTCTCTCGGTTTCCGCAGTGCTGAGAAACGGAGTGACCGGTGGTTCGGGAGCAGTGGTTACCGCGGGCCTGATCAAGACCGGTGCGGGTACGATGACGCTTTCCGGGGTCAATACCTATGGAGGTGCGACTTCCATCAACCAAGGCAAGCTGGCACTCGGTGGCAGCGGTTCCATCGCCGCCTCGACGACCATCAACATCGCTTCGGGTGCGTTCCTGGATGTCTCCGGCACCAGCTCGACCTGGTCGCTGGGTTCCGGACAGACGCTGACGGGCAATGGAACGGTCACCGGCAATGCGACGATCAGCGGCACGGTGGCAGCGGGCAACAGCATCGGAGCCCTGGCCTTCTCCAATACCCTCACATTGCTGGGCACCGTGAACGCGGAGCTGGATGCCAGCCTCGTCACCGCCGACCTCGTGACCGCGGGCAACATCGCCTTCGGCGGAACGCTGAACGCAGCCAATCTGGGCGGCACTCTCGATCAAGGGCAGACCTACAACTTGTTCGACTTTACTTCGGCCAGCGGGGCCTTCGATACGGTCAATCTCCCCACGCTCACCAACGGTCTGAGCTGGGACACCTCGAGCCTCTATACCCAGGGGACCATTTCGATCGTGCCGGAGCCCACCGCCGCATTCGCCCTTCCCATGGGGCTGACCCTGCTCCTCGGCGTCCGCCGCCGTCATTGCATTCTTTGA
- a CDS encoding beta strand repeat-containing protein gives MKPKFNHSFCLRLAAISLSFSCITHGANLWDGGGADGNWNTPANWDNDTVPTSPAALTFDGGVQLTNNNNLTGFTANGLTFNVGAGSFVIGGNAISLGGDIVNNSAALQTINAGLTLTTARTVNAASGNVTLGGPVTGTFSLAKTGTGKLTLSGTGGTSQLAVGNSAAGGTAEISGGAWTQVGTITSVGLIVGTGNGASGALTISGGTHTFGGDAYANAVRIGVAQGAAQTPTGSITVSGGTVKIGTTGALDASVNLGTAMNTGTSNGALVISGGSVEVGRRVLVAANSTTNTAVLTLSGSGTLNMVRTGSNAEGDLGMVRLGAGGSTINFDGGTYIATGLHTSTATNTSTINFNGTEIRANASGGNFGNGGTANFRVQAGGLIFNSNGFDSTIANPLINSLTTTGNLTKNGAGTLTLTGASTFTGALNVNAGTLALTTGTVPATTAVNVAAAAKFTTNNSTTRTFGAVTLGNGTTWAGLNAVPVGSPQATVTGALAFGTSATIGISSWGGVSTIGTVQDVIQAGSITGSPVLTADFGISRVTGTAAINGNKVQVTLTGSGANLIWNNAAANNTWDLNTSANFLNGAANDVFKTLDSVTFDDSSGAGAKTITLSGTLQPAALTVNNSNGDYTFSGGAISGGASLLKSGSSILTLTSGNSYAGGTTINGGMLVNNVSAALGTGNVTLNNAGSTLKFNAHDTFGQAASNPTVVVTANSGSIVTNGNTFTTFGTLNLNSSTLTSNGGANGNYQAFKLRNTVNVTGSSVIDVSASPGNANTAVHLGADTNGSQTTFNVIGASDTLTVSAVLRNGVTGGSGTVVTAGLIKAGAGKLTLSATNTYGGDTTVNAGTLSLGTASLADTADVRIASGATLDLTHAATDTIDELYIDGVQQVTGTWGGLASSAVHRTARITGTGILQITTGPAPLTYATWASTRGLTAGVNDGIANDPDGDGKNNLIEFAFDGQPLSGVAATNIIAKVGVVGGEHLLTISLPVRDGTLFGNLGGGELVSNAVDGVIYHIQGTIDLVDWTMIGVQEVTGPDAGALQAALPTPAPGWTNRSFCVPGSDPTQGNPKAFIRAKVESP, from the coding sequence ATGAAACCCAAGTTCAACCATTCGTTTTGTTTGCGCCTCGCGGCGATTTCCCTGTCCTTCTCCTGCATCACCCATGGCGCCAACCTGTGGGATGGCGGTGGCGCTGATGGAAACTGGAACACCCCTGCCAACTGGGACAATGATACTGTTCCAACTTCTCCTGCGGCATTGACCTTCGATGGCGGTGTCCAACTCACGAACAACAACAACCTCACCGGATTCACAGCGAACGGCCTGACCTTCAACGTGGGTGCGGGATCCTTTGTGATCGGAGGCAATGCGATTTCACTCGGTGGAGACATCGTGAACAATTCGGCGGCACTGCAGACGATCAATGCAGGCCTCACCCTCACCACCGCACGGACAGTGAATGCGGCTTCCGGCAATGTCACGCTGGGTGGTCCGGTGACGGGCACGTTCAGCCTGGCCAAGACGGGCACTGGAAAACTTACGCTTTCGGGCACGGGTGGAACTTCGCAACTGGCGGTCGGCAATAGTGCCGCCGGCGGCACGGCGGAGATCAGCGGTGGCGCATGGACGCAGGTCGGAACGATCACCAGTGTCGGGCTGATTGTGGGCACTGGCAACGGAGCTTCCGGAGCTCTGACCATCTCTGGTGGCACGCACACCTTCGGAGGAGATGCCTACGCCAACGCGGTTCGTATCGGCGTGGCCCAAGGAGCCGCTCAGACACCGACTGGCAGCATCACCGTGAGTGGTGGAACAGTAAAGATCGGCACGACCGGCGCTCTCGATGCCTCCGTGAATCTCGGCACCGCGATGAACACGGGCACCTCGAACGGGGCTCTCGTCATTTCGGGGGGAAGCGTGGAGGTGGGAAGGCGTGTTCTCGTTGCAGCGAATTCCACGACCAACACGGCTGTATTGACTCTTTCCGGATCCGGCACGTTGAACATGGTTCGCACCGGATCGAATGCGGAAGGGGATCTCGGTATGGTGCGCCTCGGAGCCGGAGGCAGCACCATCAATTTCGATGGAGGAACCTACATCGCCACCGGCTTGCACACCTCCACGGCGACCAATACCTCCACGATCAACTTCAACGGCACCGAGATCCGGGCCAATGCCTCGGGTGGCAATTTCGGCAATGGAGGCACCGCCAATTTCCGGGTGCAGGCGGGCGGCCTCATCTTCAACAGCAATGGCTTTGATTCGACGATCGCCAATCCACTGATCAACAGCCTCACCACCACCGGCAATCTCACCAAGAACGGTGCCGGAACCCTGACACTGACCGGTGCGAGCACCTTCACTGGTGCGCTCAACGTGAATGCGGGCACCTTGGCGCTGACCACCGGTACCGTGCCCGCGACAACGGCGGTCAATGTAGCTGCCGCCGCGAAATTCACGACGAACAACTCGACCACACGGACCTTCGGCGCCGTGACCCTTGGCAACGGTACGACTTGGGCCGGGTTGAATGCAGTACCGGTCGGATCGCCACAGGCCACCGTCACCGGCGCACTTGCGTTCGGGACCAGCGCGACCATCGGCATTTCGTCCTGGGGAGGGGTCTCCACGATTGGAACGGTGCAGGATGTGATCCAGGCGGGCTCGATCACAGGCAGCCCGGTGCTGACCGCGGATTTCGGCATCTCCCGTGTCACCGGCACGGCGGCCATCAATGGCAACAAGGTGCAGGTCACACTCACCGGCAGCGGAGCCAATCTGATCTGGAACAACGCGGCCGCGAACAACACGTGGGACCTCAATACCTCGGCGAATTTCCTCAACGGTGCCGCGAATGACGTGTTCAAGACTTTGGACAGCGTGACATTCGACGACTCTTCGGGAGCTGGTGCCAAGACGATCACCTTGAGCGGCACCTTGCAGCCGGCCGCCCTGACGGTGAACAATTCCAACGGCGACTACACCTTCAGTGGCGGTGCGATCAGTGGCGGCGCATCCTTGCTCAAATCGGGCTCTTCGATCCTGACCCTCACCAGCGGGAACAGCTACGCCGGTGGCACCACGATCAACGGTGGCATGCTGGTGAACAACGTGAGTGCCGCTCTCGGAACCGGAAACGTGACGCTGAACAACGCGGGATCGACGTTGAAGTTCAATGCGCACGATACCTTCGGACAGGCGGCCTCCAATCCAACCGTTGTGGTGACGGCCAACAGTGGTTCGATCGTCACCAACGGCAATACCTTCACCACCTTCGGCACGTTGAATTTGAATAGCTCGACTCTGACGTCAAACGGCGGGGCGAACGGCAACTACCAGGCTTTCAAGCTGCGGAACACGGTCAACGTGACCGGCAGTTCGGTCATCGATGTTTCCGCCAGCCCGGGCAATGCGAATACGGCCGTACATCTGGGAGCGGATACGAATGGAAGCCAGACCACCTTCAATGTCATCGGTGCATCCGACACGCTCACGGTTTCGGCGGTGCTGCGCAACGGTGTCACCGGCGGCAGCGGAACGGTGGTAACGGCTGGATTGATCAAGGCGGGCGCGGGCAAGCTCACGCTTTCCGCCACGAATACCTATGGGGGCGATACCACCGTGAATGCGGGAACGCTTTCGCTCGGCACCGCATCGTTGGCGGACACCGCGGATGTGCGCATCGCCTCCGGGGCCACCTTGGATCTCACCCATGCCGCCACGGATACCATCGATGAACTTTACATCGATGGCGTCCAGCAGGTGACAGGCACCTGGGGAGGACTGGCTTCCTCGGCGGTCCACAGGACCGCACGCATCACCGGCACTGGAATCCTCCAGATCACGACCGGACCGGCACCGCTGACCTATGCAACCTGGGCTTCAACACGAGGCCTCACGGCTGGAGTGAATGACGGCATCGCGAATGATCCGGATGGCGACGGGAAGAACAACCTCATCGAGTTCGCCTTCGATGGTCAGCCGTTGTCCGGAGTGGCCGCTACCAATATCATCGCCAAGGTCGGCGTGGTGGGTGGTGAGCACCTGCTTACGATCAGCCTGCCGGTGCGCGACGGCACGCTGTTTGGCAATCTCGGGGGAGGAGAGCTGGTTTCGAACGCGGTGGATGGCGTGATCTATCACATCCAGGGAACGATCGATCTGGTGGATTGGACCATGATCGGCGTCCAGGAGGTTACGGGGCCGGATGCCGGAGCCCTTCAAGCCGCCCTGCCAACTCCGGCTCCCGGCTGGACGAACCGCAGCTTCTGCGTTCCCGGATCGGATCCGACGCAGGGCAACCCGAAGGCCTTCATACGAGCCAAGGTGGAGAGCCCTTGA
- a CDS encoding DUF6916 family protein, whose amino-acid sequence MNAPKSTDSPTPAFKRRHVLMVLAAGTCATAVGLKRIFTSPEMAFVPAPAAGGNKTTAPRVSNAAETPVEESPFASAPNVPDRLSRDWFLPHLNSRFSMSLTGSSTVDMTLSEVSAETRIHNDANAYTAFTILFDAPKGSPAAEGIYHIRHPQLGEMDLFLAPVGNTIARLQYEAAFTRKA is encoded by the coding sequence ATGAACGCTCCGAAAAGCACCGATTCCCCCACCCCGGCTTTCAAACGGCGTCACGTGCTGATGGTTCTGGCTGCAGGGACCTGCGCCACCGCGGTGGGCCTCAAGCGTATTTTCACCTCTCCCGAAATGGCGTTCGTTCCGGCTCCGGCTGCTGGCGGCAACAAAACCACCGCACCCCGAGTGTCCAATGCCGCGGAAACACCGGTTGAGGAAAGCCCGTTCGCTTCCGCTCCGAATGTCCCGGACCGCCTCTCACGCGACTGGTTCCTCCCCCATCTGAACAGCCGTTTTTCCATGTCCCTCACCGGCAGCAGCACGGTGGACATGACCCTCTCCGAAGTCAGCGCGGAAACCCGCATCCACAACGATGCGAATGCCTACACCGCCTTCACCATCCTCTTCGATGCGCCGAAAGGCTCGCCCGCCGCGGAAGGCATCTACCACATCCGCCATCCGCAACTCGGTGAGATGGACCTCTTCCTGGCCCCCGTCGGCAATACCATCGCCAGGCTTCAATACGAAGCCGCCTTCACCCGGAAGGCCTGA